The Mustela nigripes isolate SB6536 chromosome 11, MUSNIG.SB6536, whole genome shotgun sequence genomic interval AGGATGCCTGGCAGCTTCCAGTGTGTGCACTGGGGGAGGCCTGTCTCACATGATGGGAAACCAGGTCAGTCCGGGAGAGGCCATATGGAGGGAGCCACAGCCAGAGCCACAGCCAGAGCCACAGCCAAGCTCTGGGCCCTCCTGGAGTGATTCATGGGCCCCAGCCCTTCCATGGGAGAGACTGCTGCAGCAGACAAGCTGGGTCCAAAGAGAACTTGCTGGGCTGACCTCTACACAGTTCCTCCCTCAACCTCCCGAGACTTTCTTGAAAAATACTCTGGGAGAGGCTGAGAGCGAAGCCAtagtcccagtgtcctggggcccAGGAGCTGACGTGAAGGAACATCCCAGAGCAGCAGACACTCGTGGAAATGTGCACTCACTACCCTGGGGACACTGTGCCCTTGAAGCCCACTTCAGGGAGGCCGTCCTGGGAAGGCACAGCTGTGTTCAGGGCAAGGCTCAACCACGAGCCCCATCCTCCCAGGGGGCAAGCTGACAGTCGGCCACACAGCCAGGCAAGGGCCCCAGCGAGTCCGCTACTTACTCCTGAAGCTGGCCCAGCGGCACAGAGGGAAATGCACCAACATTAGTAACCTGGGTGTGACTTGCCAGCACCAGGGACACTGCTCGGTGCCCCTTCTGGGGTATCAACCCCTCCTCTGCCCCGGGGctcccccacacccagctctgCAGGTGCCTCTGCCCTGTGCCCCAGGGAGGGCTGCCTGGATCATGCCCGACCCCCGGGGAGCAGCACACGTGGGCTCTGGAGGGGTCCCAGCCTGGGCTGGGCTCTCCGGCCACCATGCACGTGCTGAGTCGCTGTGAGCTAACTCACAGTTCCTGAACCAGTCTTCATCTGCCCAATGGAGTGGCAAACAAGACCTCCTTCCCCAGAGTGGCCAGAAGCTCCGAGGTGAGACTGGTGGAAACCCCTGGCCCCAGGCTTGGCCCAGCCAGAGGAACCCTCCCCCAGGCTCCCATGCTGCGGCCCAGAGTCCCCACCTGACAATTGAGTTGAGTCCCCTGTGGAACCTTCTCTAAGCCAGGACAGTGCCTCGTGACAGGAACAGGCCCTAGCTAAGGCCATGAGCTGCAGAGAGATCCCCGAACCGCTGGTGGCCACTGAGGGCCTTCTGCTCTCAGAGCCTGGTGCGCTGCTCAGCTCTAGAACTGCTTCCCCACCACTGTGTTCTTCAGCAGATGAGGCAAAAGCAGTCAGCCCTTTAAGCTAGAAGCCCTCCCTGGAACTTGACAGTGGACAAACAGCTCCTGATCTGCCCTTAGCCACAGAGCTGGGGCCCAAAGTGTGGCGGCCTAGCACTGGAAAGACAAGATGTGACCAATTAAAGTCTGTTTATTTGTAATGAGACAAAACACTACAATCTGTTCAACACTGGGCTGGACACTGCAGTGATTGGGGGCAcggagggaagggcagggcaaGGCCTCTGAGCTCGATTATGAATGTCCAAGGCAAAACCTTCCAGAAGACTCTTCCTGACCCCTCGGggcagaaataaaaatcacacgTCACCGTTGATTCAGATGAGAGAGAACACCAAGCTGGGCCTCAGCATGTCGCCAAGGTCAGTGCAGAGGTGGGGACAGGTCAGCGAGCCGGGGACCTGTCCCTGAGGGGGACACCGCCAGTCAGAAGGTGGTTGGAGGAGGAAAAGTGCTTCCCGGGCCCAGGGCTCGCCTTCCTCTTGAGAACACCTTTCTCCCACCCAGAGAGTGGAGGCGGCTCCACGCTGGGcagttctgggggaggggagcatggCAGTCACTCGGCCCTCGGCCCTCAGCCTGgttgcttcccccttctcctgcccTAAGGCCGGCGCACCGCGGCCATGGCTCCATGACACTGCAGCAACACTGGGCATGACTGCCACCCCCCTCTACTGCAGAGGGCCGGGCAGGCGGCAagcagcagtgggggtgggggtaagggtGATGCCAGAAGCGAGTGATGTTCGCACGCACACTTCTTGGCTCTGACAGCCTCTCCTGTCTCTGCCCCTGGGGGCTGAGGGGCCGCAAGGCACGTGATGGCCCCCAGCCCCAAAGGCTGGGCCCCATTGGATCGAGAGCACTCGACTTCCTCCTGTCTTCATCTTGGGAGCTGTAGCTCATGgatttgggggctggggaggggacccCCGGGAACCTCACTGCCCCTGTCCTCAGCCCAGCTCTGGGGGAAGCTCAGGTGAGCCAACACCTGCCATCTAATAGGCAGATCCGCGCTCCCGAAGACAGCGAGAAGCCCTCAGCAGGAGGGCACCGGAGGACTTGACCTCCCGAGTCAGGGTCTAAGCCCCCGAGTataagggcctgcttagccagagcgagccatttttttgtttatgcagaaaacttagattgaacctgccccttcccccaagagGAAAGCGCTTAGAAACAGAACGGATGAAATACGGCCAAATAGCCCCAATAACAGACCGCAGATACCAGGACATGTCAGGCTGAGCAGAGATAACGGAGCCCAGATACAGGGACGTGTTCGGCCAGGTGGAGACGTCCAATCAAGTGAAAGTGCACGTATTACCCGCCAAGAAGTGTGAGCCCCGCCTTTTAGGCGCCAGACAAAGGCGCCAATTCTAGCCAAGGTTATAGGCTGAATCAAGTAACTACTATagggtgaactgtaattcaactggccacctgtatgtggccaggctcaaccacatggcctttactctataaaagttagtctgtgaggctgggaggggtcccctctttgcaagagacggccctggccgatcagtttgattcttgatgcttggtgcgaaataaaactttgcttgaccttcgctttgtatcagtctcgctcctttgaccatggacccaacacgAGCTCTGTGCTTGGGTGAAAAGCCTCTGGGCTCTGTCCACCAAGCGACAGCCCCTCACAGAGAGGCAAgggctgctccccccaccccaggcttctgCGGGCTGGTTTTGGACAAGGATCTGGCATTCCCTTTCACCCCCTTGTTTCTGAGGCTCCCCTGTCTTTAGGGTGAGGTCTGTCCCTAACACCTGGGTTCCTCCCTTCCAATAAAAGTTCATTCCGGCTTTGGAGAAAGGAGCTAAAAGGAACCAGCAGtggaggggaagaaatcagaagaggaaacagaccaCAGCGAATGCTGCCACACCCCAGCCAGCCAGCAGGGCTGGCACATGTGCGTGAAGGCGGGACCAGGGCGCACGCAGGCAGATGCGGCGGTTTCCGGAGGTtaccagaaaaggaaagagggctGGAAGAGCCTGTGGGAAAGAAGAGGGGAGCAGGGGTGAAGGCCCCCAAGGAGATGTCCTGCTCTAACCTGGAGCACGAGCCCTCCAGGACCGGAGTCCCTCCCAGTCTGCACACAAATCAAGGCACAGATGGGGGAATCCAGCCCAAGTGGTCATGCAGTGCCGCCGTGTGAGTCCCCCCCAGCACCCAAGTGCTCTGGGCTGCATCCGTGCACCAGGGTGTGGGCCTGGCAGTCCGTGTGACCCCTTGTGGCTCGGAAGTCTGAGAGACAGCTCTCTGTGGCACTCATGACCTCAGAAGTGGGCACATCTGAGCAGAGCTCTGGTTTACCAGGCACCTGCCCCAAGCAGCTGCTGCCAAAGCAGACCTGGGCGCTCGGCCACGATGCAGAAGGAGGGCAGCTGAGTGGTTGGGGCCGGCGGGAGGAGGAGCTTGATCTTTTGGTGCCTTCTCCATTTTTGAACCATGTGAATGCATTCCTGTTTAAAATGTAGTtcaggaagtgaaaagaaagaagtctggCCAAGGGCTCAAGGACTCAGTTTTCCTTCCTGAAGTTTCTGAAAGTCAGTCAGGCTACCTCAGCTCTTGGGACCACTTCCCAACATCCCGGTGCCTCAAGTGCCACTCAGGCCCTCctgtttttacagatgagggcGGCACGGGCTTCATTTCCTGGTACCACCATCACACGgggctctgctcccctctccccacgcCACCCGCTCCCAAGTACCTGTCAGAGACCAGGTGTGCCCGCGACGCTCTGCTCCGAGCCTGCGTAGCACTGGGCCTGCAGCTGGGGCAGGCCAACGGGCCCGGCAAGGGGTCACCGGCTCCTCTGTAGATGACAGAAGTCCAACAGCCAGGAAGGCGGTTCTGCGGGGTGCCGGAGGGCAGGGCCTGCTGGTGGCTGCCCAGCTGGCATCACATGGTCCGGCTGTAGGCAATGCCTCCCTTGCTGGAGATGCCAGACCACGGCAGGAAGCTGCAGAGCAGGCTGTGGGCCTGACGGTAGATCCTGTGCGGGATGGAGCAAGGGCTGAGGTTCGCTAGCGCAGAGCCCAGGTGTTGGATGTAGTCCGTGGGGCTCCGTTAAGGAAGACTCCGACTTGCCTGGCCTGCCCACGCACCCCTGGGTGGCACCGTCAGCAGGGAACCACATGGTCATCTGCAGGACTGCATGCAGATGCCACACCGTTTCTGAAGGACACCCAAAGCTCCGGAGAGTCTTTCAGCTGGAGGTCCTCTGCTGTGCCAAATAAGCAAAGGTGGCACACGGTGCAAGAGGACCTTCTGGCAAGGCCTCGGGCACAGGGACACCTGGACCAAAGCTGGCAGACGGGGACTGTGGGCTGGAGCGACAGGTATGCTGGAAGAGCAAGCGTTCCCAGTTCACTCCCACGCTCAGTCATCAGAAGGCAGGGCCCTGTCCCTGGGACAAGGAGGGGGGGTCCCATCTTCACAGGGACTAGGAGGCCTGCAGGGTCTGGGGCCATGCTTCTCCCTCCTGTTTACTCCCCTGTGACATGACTAAATCGTTGCCTCCCCGGGTTCATTCCTCGCATGCTCACAGAGTGTCAGGGGCCACACCCTCCATCAGGGAGTCTCCCAGCCTCCCTTCTTCCTATCCCAGCCCAGAGAGGGCTaaagagagagtaggggaggaaCACAGCTATAGGTCACAGGCCTCAGGAAAGAAAAGGTCTGAACCCAAGTGATCCAAACAGCCAGCAATTCTCTTCGCCCCACTGTGTGTCTTCTCCCCAGCCCGAACAAGGCCCGCTGAGGGCAGGGGATGGTCTGCTGGGCTCACAAGTGTCTCTCCTGCGCGCCCGGAGCAGGAGGCTCTCCATTGCTATTtcgtgggtgggtgggtggaccACGGGCTGAGAGTGTTAAAGCCCACAGCTCATGCCAGCTGAAGTCTGAGGAACACTGAGCACAACCAGATCTACCCACAGCACCACCTGGTCAGGAAAAATGTGTCCCGTGAGCTTGGCCTTGTGAATCACGTGAAGGCAACGGGGCTCCATCTGGCATGTGGGCCCTGCCCCTGCAAGTCACCCTTGAGGCTGGGAAGCCGCATCCCTCACCCCCGAGAAGTAAAGGATATAGGATTGTCCAGGGAGGATGGCCGCCGTTGATGTAGAGCACATAGGTGAAGCCATCTTTGAGGACCCCTCGGATGGAGTAATAATAGGGGAGATAGTGATGTTGCTTAAAGTCTCTGTTTTCATAGAAGTTTATTGCTGTGTTGTTGGTGGTGAGGACATGCAGGTAGATGGCTTTGCAGTGGTCTTGGGCAGTGGTTGATATGTGATCCTTCAAACTCTCAAGTAAAAGGGAACCTGCAGGAGAAGGGGTGACAGTCACACACAGCAGGACAGGCTGGCAGGGTGCATGAAGCAGACGAAGAAGCGACCTTGCCAGACATGTCTACACATCTCCCTGCCACTATACCGAAGATGGAACTCCCAAAACCACCCGGTCAAAGCCCCTAAAATCCCAAAGCCAGATGGGGCTCGTCTGCCGCACACTGTCGGGCATCTGGAACCATACACTGGGGCCAGGGAGTTCCCTTGAAGGGGCTGGGCCCAGGGAGGAGACTCACTAAACTCTCCTATGATGGAAAGAGCAAACTCGAGCCCTGGAAAAGGCAGACCAGGCAGGCCTGGGTCACACAGGAAGACCGCTGCCTACTGGCCGGGTGGCAGAGTGGGGGGAACCTGGGGACAGGCCTGGGCACAGCTCCCAGCATGCAGTGGGCGTCTGATAAACGGCAGCCGGActggttttttctcttttttaaaaaagattttatttgtcagatagtgagaaggagagagcacaagcagggggagtggcaggaggaagaagaagcacgctccctgctgagcagggagcccaatgtgagacttgaccTCAGGATCCCTCGTGATctcagggatcacgacctgagctgaaggcagacgcttaacctgactgagccccccaggcgtccctgggacTATTTTTCTATCCTTAATCAAGAACACTTTGGGACCAAACATAAGTCGTGTGTGGTGGCAGGTGTGCTGAGAGGGGCCCATTCCCCAGAGACCTGACGGTGGGTGCAAACGGCGCAGGTTGAAGGCCCATGGACTGGTGGTGGGGCAGGAGGCTGAACGTCCTTGCAGGACGGGGGGGACGAGGGACATTTATGGGCTGGTCATCGGCACATGGGAAATGACTGGACAGGGAGGCTGGAGCAGACGTGGCGTGCCCTCGAGCCCGGCGCCCCTTACCTATGCCGTGCTTCCTGAACTCCTTCACTACTCCCAGACTTAGAATGTATGCAACCTGCGTGTCAACAGAGAAGTTGGAGGCTAGAATATCTCCATCCTGAAGGAAAAGGCAGACACGGAGGCAGATTAACGGCTGAGGCACCTGGTACAGGGCACATCTCACCCACCAACTCCCTGATCATGACACTTCCGGGGGCAGAGGTTGGGGCGCGAGGGGACAGAGCAAAGGATAATGGAGAGTCACCCCCACAACCCACACAGAAATGACAGGGTGCAGGTCCTTGGGGCACACATGGCTCAGCTAAGGCACAGAGTGTTGCTTCTCTTGGGGATGCGTGGTGCTCCCGGCACAGGGCGGTAACAGGGATTCAACCGTGCTGCACGGACACGTACGGGGCGCTGGGGACCAGACGAAGCTTGAAAAGGTTTGCCTTGGATCGCACGCTGCCCCCAGGTGGTCTCTAAGTAGAGGGAGCGGGGGCCTTAGCCACCCCTCCACTGCCCTGCGCCGCCCACATCGCCCCATGCCCGCGCCCCGGTTTCGGAGATGGAGTTCCGGCCTGGGAGGCTACTGAATCTCACCTCCGTGCGAGACCAAGTGGAATTAAaaagctcagcaggaagctggtaGTTCTTAAAAGAAGCTACCTTTGCCAGAATCTAATTATGGGCAAAATGGAGTATACTTGACAGGGTCAGGTCTTTCAAAGGGAGATGTCTTTACTGTACTTCTGAGGAAATAACCTGAAGCTAAACAGGTAGAACCAGCTGCCCGTTGTCAGCGGGTTCTTTCCTGCCCTTGAAGTACACACCCACACGGTAAGCACTGCTCCGTCCCGAAGATGACCAAAACTGTTAGGCCGAAGCTTGACCCAAGACAACCACGTGGAACCATGTGTCTGTGGCCATGACCTCGTGTTTTACTTTACACTCAGGACAGAGCTTGCTTACATGGGCCCCCCAGACCCTTAGGAGTTCTGACACAAATCTAAGACAAGGATGAAAAGATCTCCGCTAACCGGAACCTGGCATGTCCTTCCACCAACCACAGCACTGCTGGCCGTTTCTACGAATCCCCGATCCTCCCAGAGCCCCCGACAACTCTGGGGGCTCTCAGCGTGTCATTTACACTCCTCCCTACTCTGAAATGACAGTCGTTGTGAAGCCTGCGGCTGGGTCTCCTGTTCGTGGCTAACTGTATCACCTACACCCAGGAAGAAACCAACCCAACTGGGGATGCGTCCCGCAATGGATTCAGGCTCCTAGGAGAAAGGGCCACAGAGCAGGCAGCGTGATTTGGTCGCGCATCCCAGTGGCCCGTGCAGTGACAGGGAATCCCCTCGCTACACACACTTACCTCCTTGTGTATTTTGCTCCTACTTTTTATTTCGGCTACTATCATTCCCACGATGGCGCCTCTGTAGGTTGCGGCAAGGGAAAAGAACTTCTTGTTGGAGGTGATATCACGATACCATGAGTCTGGGTACCTGAGgaggagaacaaactgaggtgaACCTGCAAAGGTCAAGTTTAACTAACATTGGGCTTCACAGGGGAACCACAGTGTGCCCACCACTCCAGGCTAAGAAGGAGACTGCACCAGACGGTCTTCTTAAAGCATGATCTGTCTAGATGGGACtggggatttcttttctttttttttttttttaaagattttatttacttatttgacagagacagcgagagagggaacacaagcagcaggagggggagagggaggagcaggcttcctgcccagcagggagcccaatgtggggttcaatcctgtgaccctgggatcatgacctgaaccgaaggcagatgcttaaaatgagctacccaggtaccccaggactaggaatttcttaaaaatgtctttttctttccttaagaagagaaaaaatttttttaaaatttcttatttacttgggggggaggggcagaggaagagggagaaactcaAGGcaaccctgagcacagagcccaatgcaggacttgatctcatgaccctgagatcatgacctgagcctaaaccaagactcagacacttaactgactgaactagccaggagcccctaaacaAGACTGGGAACTTCTGATTGGAAAAATGATTTTACTATTATTACAGGAGAGATGAGAGGGAAAATCCTTTTGACGACATTCTCTTTATGAGAGCAGGATGTGGAGGGACAGCTGGAAGAGGTAAGACTGATGGCCCCTGATGCCCCACAGACCTGAGTGATTTCCAAGAATTCTGTGAGTCCTTTTGAAgactgggggtgtggggagagccAAGTTCACAGGTGAATGGCATTTGAGTTCACTGCACCtccctgggcaggggcagggacaaGCCTTTGAGGGCAGGGTATGGCTTGGGTTGCTAGGGGCTGTTCACCAAGACCACCAACCAGCGGAGCAAGATGAGAACTTTCAGTGCAAAGCCCCTGGATGgtaacaaaaacagactcaaccATAGCCAGAAGGCATGGTCAGAAGGGCAGGGGCACTTGGGGCCTCGGGAAGTGTGGGTTTTTTAATTTGGAGTAGACATAACAGGTTAGTCTAAGATGCCTTTGTTGAGACCAAGAGCTGGGAAAGGGCGCCATACCCTCTCAGTGACATAGCAGACAGGTCCTCTACTCGGTTCTGCTCTGGAGAGGCCATTGACCACCCACCAGAAGGTCCTACAAGGCATcaccctcacccctccctggTCCTCTTCACACAACCCAGGGGGCTCGGCTGGCGTGGCAGCCAGAACACGGAGCTACCACCATACAGCGTGTGGGCCTGCAGTTCACTCCGCTGTCTTTGGAACCTGAGGCCTTGGCTGTAGGAAGCTGTGAGCAGAGGCCGGCAGGCCGGGTGCCTCAGGAGCCACAGCCCCGTGTGGCTCTACCAGACGCATGCGCCCTCCATGGGGCCTGATCCAAGCACATACTAGGCTACTCTGCAGCGGCAGTGGGACTGCTGGTGGAAGCAGGGCCCCTCTGTGACCCTGAAGACACCACTGGCtcgcatcccccccaccccaggggctgAGGCACCTCCTACCAGAGCCTGCCCGTCCCCGCCATCCCTGCCTGCAACAGGTTGTTAAACCATCAGTCTGAGGTCAGGACTCTCCTGTAAACACGAGGCCTAGCAGGATCTAGTTCATTTTTTAACaagatgtttgtttttgtttgaaaataaagaattcttgtgatgagaactccgGATTTACAGTCTGAACACCTTGCCGCATGTGACATATACAGCAGTGTTCCCTCTGGCTGGCGTGCTGCCCATCACACTGGTACTTCTTTATCTTCTAACTGCCAGGCAGTAAAACGAAGCCTGCGCCCACTCTTTCCATACAAAAGCTGGATGTGCCCATGATGGAAGCAAAGCGACAAAACTGCAGCTAATAATCTGCCCCCCAGGCTACGGGAAACATCCTGCTCTGGTGAACAACCCTAAGCGTTCATCTGGCgcatgttttcaaataaaagcaGGATTGGGATACGCCCTCTGCCTAGTCTGCGGTTTCCGTGTATTCTCTCATTTAAAGGAGTCCTCGTCAGCAAACATACCTGCTCTTCCGCAGacgcctgcccccgcccccagctgaGTAACGAGCACTTGCAGGCGTGCACCCCAATGGACGGAACCGAGGCCGCAGCCCTGACAGCCACGCTGCTGCTCAGTGCTCTGAATCGTCAGCAGCGCGCACTGGACATCTGCTCAGCTAAAGACCCTCCGGAGAGGCCTTCCGGGGAACTCTCTGTGCCGGGGAGGCCGTGAGCTGGAAAGAGGCCGATGGCAGTCAGGGCCCGACGCCCGGGGTCCAACAACAGGCAAGGTAACCCTGGGCCACCACGGCACCTCCAGGCCATGCTGGCTGTCCCAGCAAGTCGTCTGGCTCAGGCACCTGCGCTTCTGAGAgtggccccccgccccccaccccaccaaagtGCAGCTGGGACAGTGGGCGCCGCTCAACTTACTCAATGGGGAACCAATCGCCGCACAGATGCTTCACGGTGTCTATGTCATCGTGGCAGAGGAGGCGTAGGCTGACCTCGCTGAGGGCGCTGGACGGCACCACCTCTGTCATTCACACCTGCAGGGAGGGAGGCGGCGTCAGGAGGGCAGCCGCGCCCCGTCACCAGCCCACGGAACCGGGCACTGTCACCGCACgctacttcctcctc includes:
- the NAA60 gene encoding N-alpha-acetyltransferase 60 isoform X2, whose amino-acid sequence is MIVAEIKSRSKIHKEDGDILASNFSVDTQVAYILSLGVVKEFRKHGIGSLLLESLKDHISTTAQDHCKAIYLHVLTTNNTAINFYENRDFKQHHYLPYYYSIRGVLKDGFTYVLYINGGHPPWTILDYIQHLGSALANLSPCSIPHRIYRQAHSLLCSFLPWSGISSKGGIAYSRTM
- the NAA60 gene encoding N-alpha-acetyltransferase 60 isoform X1, which gives rise to MTEVVPSSALSEVSLRLLCHDDIDTVKHLCGDWFPIEYPDSWYRDITSNKKFFSLAATYRGAIVGMIVAEIKSRSKIHKEDGDILASNFSVDTQVAYILSLGVVKEFRKHGIGSLLLESLKDHISTTAQDHCKAIYLHVLTTNNTAINFYENRDFKQHHYLPYYYSIRGVLKDGFTYVLYINGGHPPWTILDYIQHLGSALANLSPCSIPHRIYRQAHSLLCSFLPWSGISSKGGIAYSRTM